A DNA window from Kitasatospora atroaurantiaca contains the following coding sequences:
- a CDS encoding DNRLRE domain-containing protein — MAAGSAGASKKAAAKAPSGPLTAPDLASAIATARLRKAKVEVLGAGTEQTKTWANPDGTLTTDSYALPFRFKRDGQWVDVDTTLQAAPDGSVAPKGHTKGLKLAGGGKNPTLAAEGAGAHQIAIGWQGNLPKPSLHGDLATYRDVTPGADVTVQATRTGFEENVVLKSRPVAGYQVTIPVSAKGLMAKQTKDGSVEFTDVNGKAAGFIPAPVMWDATVDAKSLEHPHRAAVKMDVTQSGDTVNLTLTPDAKFLADAKTQYPVTVDPSVTLSTVLDTFAQISYTTPQYSSTDLKLGTYNAGGDVARSFLQFPVQQLINTKVLSSSLNLYEYWSANCVQNSWELWQTNAATTSTVWTNQPSWTTKYATTTQTKGYPASCGGAIAPGWVSIDPSTFLQYAGDHGYNYANIGLRATSETDSNSWKRFYSANNGSNVPYLSVTYNSYPMSSAPTVAPGVSSVSGSTTTLYSNTATPQLQATVTDADGGNVMAQWNVYDTTGGGNTQVIANLNGSWTASGGISNAQIPAGKLLDGHTYTAWPWGYDGSIWSRQTVQGGLVFTVNTAKPGTPSVTSTDYPSGGWALGAGQSGNITITPPSGATDTAGVVWQLDSGVQATVATTGAAVTVPVAPATDGPHALTVFTRNVAGSLSDPVTYSFNAGGGAVTSPRLGDRTSRRVTLGAAGPSTSSAVKFQYRRADSDAWSDIPVGHVTNGGSPLSAWPVAMTNGASPSLVWDAASTLTDDGSVQIRGEFTTATTPYDSSAVTATLDRKSSGAATAQVGPGTVNLSTGDYRLSAVDASGFGLSVERTASSRNPSGGAAAGEIAPFGPQWSLGGVSERAAADYIQIRPVTSSAVQLVLASGAEAAFTKNANGTWSPEPGAKGYTLSYDGTADQYTLTDTDGTVTVFAKSAATAGVWTVASTTPAGSGNTTRYRFDTVTVGATASVRLVRMAAPTSAITDLTASCLTPATPAVGCRVLELGYANSTTATPEMFGDYAGQATKVTLWATDPATGTETATVVEQYTYDTTGRLRTAWDPRITPNVVTSYGYDAAGRVSTLTSAGQLAWTFAYGTAGTDGDTNAGRLLNVSHPTLAPGSPSTTNGTATTTVVYGVPLTTAAGGPYGMGTSNVAAWAQTDAPTDATAVFPADQVPGSNTGAGNLTSTSYTRATVSYLDVTGRQVNTAQPGGHITTSEYDSFGNTVRELTAANRELALADATNVELNTLGIASMGTAQRATLLSTQQVFDPAGLRRTDTFGPLHRTTLERALAASGTSAALSAGAVVSARTHTRNTYDEGRPTDGSARASDLVTTSVTGAAVSGYSSDADTRTTQTSYDWTLGSPVRAVVDPGGLAITTVTAYNAAGQVVSTSQPASTGTDAGTITTAYYTATGTGPCGGHPEWADLVCQTAPAGAITGGGSNPGQLATTTTTYNIYGAPATAAEAANGVARTTTNSYDTAGRKTRVAISDGVGQAVQTTTLAFDQNTGQLASASTPDGRTVTQSYDQLGRLLTYTDADSNTASVQYDALNRPTRVADSAPSTTTYTYDTAQDPRGLPTSKTDSNAGTFSATYDGDGSLATESLPGSVTLTERVDETGRSTAHVYTDSTGGVLVSDQAGYSATGQKVSRALSTSGGLGINDAYGYDARGRLTTTSETVIQGQAKACTVRTYGFDRNTNRTSQTTATSATAVDGSTPACPTSGGTTVTHTYDTADRLVDTGYAYDALGRTTAEPGGTTTSYYTNNLVYQQVSGNNRTTWQLDPIGRFRAHTTEANSGGTWAQTASRINHYDGSGDSPSWTVENTTTGAYTRYVADLGGGVGATYTSATGDIALQLTNLHGDVTMTLPTNNPNASVTVMAADEFGNPLSGTATARYGWLGGQERSSETPSGDILMGVRLYNPAVGRFLSVDPVYGGNANAYVYPADPVMGYDLDGRQLMCDNGWYGRYCERHANTGWIYVQSYWSYGNWVPSFYSSMPKVFRSILKEFTSMAFAGFITIEGSSWQTRKRYRQYKKYYNNNVYWKNEYTGWWQEHARFEYSVRFIGDYTFTTRWINDDEVY; from the coding sequence ACCACCCTGCAGGCAGCGCCGGACGGTTCGGTGGCTCCGAAGGGGCACACCAAGGGCCTGAAGCTCGCCGGTGGCGGCAAGAACCCGACCCTCGCCGCCGAGGGCGCGGGCGCGCACCAAATCGCCATCGGCTGGCAGGGCAACCTGCCGAAGCCGTCCCTGCACGGCGACCTTGCCACCTACCGGGACGTCACCCCGGGTGCGGATGTCACGGTACAGGCCACCCGGACCGGCTTCGAGGAGAACGTCGTCCTCAAGTCGCGTCCTGTGGCGGGCTACCAGGTGACCATCCCGGTGTCAGCCAAGGGCCTGATGGCCAAGCAGACCAAGGACGGCTCGGTCGAGTTCACCGACGTGAACGGCAAGGCCGCCGGGTTCATCCCCGCGCCGGTGATGTGGGACGCCACCGTCGACGCAAAGTCGCTGGAGCACCCGCACCGCGCCGCCGTGAAGATGGACGTCACCCAGTCCGGCGACACGGTGAACCTCACGCTCACCCCGGACGCGAAGTTCCTCGCCGATGCGAAGACCCAGTACCCGGTCACCGTTGACCCCTCGGTGACGCTGTCCACGGTGCTCGACACCTTCGCGCAGATCAGCTACACCACCCCGCAGTACAGCTCGACCGACCTCAAACTCGGCACCTACAACGCCGGTGGCGACGTCGCGCGCTCGTTCCTTCAGTTCCCGGTGCAGCAGCTGATCAACACCAAGGTCCTCTCCTCCTCGCTCAACCTGTACGAGTACTGGTCCGCCAACTGCGTCCAGAACTCCTGGGAGCTGTGGCAGACCAACGCCGCCACCACCTCCACGGTGTGGACCAACCAGCCCTCCTGGACGACGAAGTACGCGACCACGACGCAGACCAAGGGCTACCCGGCTTCCTGCGGCGGCGCCATCGCCCCCGGCTGGGTCTCCATCGACCCCAGCACCTTCCTCCAGTACGCCGGTGACCACGGCTACAACTACGCCAACATCGGCCTGCGGGCGACCAGCGAGACCGACTCCAACAGCTGGAAGCGCTTCTACTCCGCCAACAACGGCAGCAACGTCCCGTACCTGTCGGTCACGTACAACTCCTACCCGATGTCCAGCGCGCCGACCGTCGCACCGGGCGTCAGCTCGGTCTCGGGCTCGACGACCACGCTGTACAGCAACACCGCCACCCCGCAGCTGCAGGCGACCGTCACCGACGCCGACGGCGGCAATGTGATGGCCCAGTGGAACGTCTACGACACCACCGGCGGCGGCAACACCCAGGTCATCGCCAACCTCAACGGCTCCTGGACCGCCTCCGGAGGTATCTCCAACGCTCAGATCCCGGCGGGCAAGCTCCTCGACGGGCACACGTACACGGCCTGGCCGTGGGGCTACGACGGCTCGATATGGTCGCGCCAGACCGTTCAGGGTGGGCTTGTCTTCACCGTGAACACCGCCAAGCCCGGCACGCCGTCCGTCACCTCCACCGACTACCCGTCCGGTGGTTGGGCGCTTGGCGCGGGCCAGAGCGGCAATATCACCATCACGCCCCCGTCCGGTGCGACGGACACGGCCGGCGTGGTGTGGCAGCTCGACTCGGGTGTGCAGGCCACGGTCGCCACCACGGGTGCGGCGGTGACGGTACCGGTTGCCCCGGCTACGGACGGCCCGCACGCGCTGACCGTGTTCACGCGGAACGTGGCCGGCAGCCTGTCCGACCCGGTCACCTACTCGTTCAACGCCGGTGGCGGTGCGGTCACCTCGCCCCGACTCGGCGACCGTACGTCGCGCCGCGTCACCCTCGGTGCGGCTGGTCCCTCGACGTCGAGCGCGGTGAAGTTCCAGTACCGCCGCGCCGATTCGGACGCCTGGAGCGACATCCCGGTCGGACACGTGACCAATGGCGGCAGCCCGCTGAGCGCCTGGCCGGTGGCCATGACCAACGGTGCCTCGCCCTCGCTGGTGTGGGACGCAGCCTCGACCCTGACCGATGACGGATCGGTCCAGATCCGTGGCGAGTTCACCACCGCCACCACTCCGTACGACTCCTCGGCGGTCACTGCCACGCTGGACCGCAAGTCCTCCGGCGCGGCCACCGCTCAGGTCGGCCCCGGCACGGTCAACCTGTCCACCGGCGACTACCGGCTGTCGGCCGTCGACGCCTCCGGGTTCGGACTGTCCGTGGAGCGGACCGCTTCCTCGCGGAACCCCTCCGGTGGTGCTGCGGCCGGGGAGATCGCGCCGTTCGGTCCGCAGTGGTCCCTGGGCGGTGTATCCGAGCGTGCCGCTGCGGACTACATCCAGATCCGGCCCGTGACCTCGAGCGCTGTGCAGCTGGTGCTCGCCAGCGGTGCGGAAGCCGCGTTCACCAAGAACGCGAACGGCACGTGGTCGCCGGAGCCGGGGGCGAAGGGGTACACGCTGTCCTACGACGGCACGGCGGACCAGTACACCCTGACCGACACCGACGGCACCGTCACCGTGTTCGCCAAGTCCGCTGCCACTGCGGGCGTGTGGACGGTGGCCTCCACCACCCCTGCTGGTTCCGGGAACACCACCCGCTACCGGTTCGACACCGTGACCGTCGGTGCCACCGCCTCGGTGCGGCTCGTGAGGATGGCTGCGCCGACCTCGGCGATCACCGACCTGACCGCCTCCTGCCTCACCCCGGCCACCCCGGCCGTCGGCTGCCGTGTCCTGGAGCTCGGCTACGCCAACAGCACCACCGCCACCCCGGAGATGTTCGGCGACTACGCAGGCCAGGCCACCAAAGTCACCCTGTGGGCGACCGACCCGGCCACCGGCACGGAAACCGCGACCGTGGTCGAGCAGTACACCTACGACACCACAGGCCGGCTCCGCACGGCCTGGGACCCGCGGATCACCCCGAACGTGGTCACCTCGTACGGCTACGACGCGGCCGGCCGGGTCAGCACCCTCACATCAGCGGGCCAACTGGCGTGGACCTTCGCCTACGGCACCGCGGGTACCGACGGTGACACCAACGCGGGCCGCCTGCTGAACGTCTCCCACCCGACCCTCGCCCCGGGCTCGCCCTCGACCACCAACGGCACCGCCACGACCACCGTGGTCTACGGCGTTCCGCTCACCACGGCGGCCGGTGGCCCCTACGGCATGGGCACCTCGAATGTCGCCGCCTGGGCGCAGACGGATGCTCCCACCGACGCAACCGCCGTCTTCCCGGCCGACCAGGTACCGGGCTCCAACACCGGAGCGGGCAACCTCACCTCGACCTCGTACACCCGCGCCACCGTTTCCTACCTGGACGTGACCGGGCGTCAGGTCAACACCGCCCAACCCGGCGGGCACATCACCACCAGCGAGTACGACTCCTTCGGCAACACCGTCCGGGAGCTGACCGCGGCCAACCGCGAACTCGCCCTGGCAGACGCCACGAACGTCGAACTCAACACGCTCGGCATCGCCTCGATGGGCACCGCACAGCGTGCCACGCTGCTGTCGACCCAGCAGGTGTTCGACCCCGCCGGTCTGCGCAGGACGGACACCTTCGGGCCGCTGCACAGGACCACCCTGGAGCGTGCCCTCGCCGCATCGGGTACTTCCGCGGCACTCAGCGCGGGCGCCGTGGTTTCGGCGCGCACCCACACCCGCAACACCTACGACGAAGGCCGCCCGACCGACGGCTCGGCGAGGGCCTCCGACCTGGTGACCACCTCGGTCACCGGAGCAGCCGTCAGCGGCTACTCCTCCGACGCCGACACGCGGACGACCCAGACGTCCTACGACTGGACGCTGGGCAGCCCGGTACGGGCGGTCGTCGACCCCGGCGGCCTGGCGATCACGACCGTGACCGCATACAACGCGGCCGGTCAGGTCGTTTCCACCTCGCAGCCCGCCTCGACCGGTACCGACGCAGGAACGATCACCACTGCGTACTACACCGCCACCGGCACCGGCCCGTGCGGCGGACACCCGGAGTGGGCCGACCTGGTCTGCCAGACCGCCCCGGCCGGGGCGATCACCGGCGGTGGCTCCAACCCGGGCCAACTGGCCACCACCACAACCACCTACAACATCTACGGCGCTCCGGCGACGGCGGCCGAGGCCGCCAACGGGGTCGCCCGTACCACCACCAACAGCTACGACACCGCGGGACGCAAGACCCGGGTGGCGATCTCCGACGGCGTCGGCCAGGCGGTTCAGACGACGACCCTGGCGTTTGACCAGAACACCGGTCAGCTCGCCTCTGCCTCCACCCCGGACGGCAGGACGGTCACCCAGTCCTACGACCAACTCGGCCGTCTGCTGACCTACACCGACGCCGACAGCAACACCGCGAGCGTCCAGTACGACGCCCTCAACCGGCCCACCCGAGTGGCCGACTCGGCGCCGTCCACCACCACCTACACCTACGACACCGCCCAGGACCCTCGCGGCCTGCCCACCTCGAAGACCGACTCCAACGCCGGTACCTTCAGCGCGACGTACGACGGCGACGGGAGCCTGGCCACCGAAAGCCTCCCCGGCTCGGTCACCCTGACCGAGCGCGTGGACGAGACCGGCCGGAGCACTGCACACGTCTACACCGACTCCACCGGCGGTGTCCTGGTCTCCGACCAGGCCGGCTACTCGGCTACCGGACAGAAGGTGTCCCGCGCCCTGTCGACCTCCGGTGGACTGGGAATCAACGACGCCTACGGATACGACGCGCGGGGTCGCCTGACCACGACCAGCGAGACCGTCATTCAGGGCCAGGCCAAGGCCTGCACCGTGCGGACCTACGGGTTCGACCGGAACACCAACCGCACCAGCCAGACCACCGCCACCAGCGCGACCGCGGTCGACGGTTCGACCCCGGCCTGTCCCACGAGCGGTGGCACCACGGTCACCCACACCTACGACACTGCCGACCGGCTGGTTGACACCGGCTACGCCTACGATGCACTCGGCCGCACCACGGCCGAGCCGGGTGGCACCACCACCTCCTACTACACCAACAACCTGGTCTACCAGCAGGTCTCCGGCAACAACCGCACCACCTGGCAGCTCGACCCCATCGGCCGGTTCCGCGCCCACACCACGGAGGCCAACTCCGGGGGCACCTGGGCCCAGACCGCGTCCCGGATCAACCACTACGACGGCTCCGGAGACTCGCCGTCCTGGACCGTGGAGAACACCACCACTGGCGCCTACACCCGCTACGTCGCGGACCTCGGCGGCGGTGTCGGCGCGACCTACACCTCCGCCACCGGTGACATCGCCCTGCAACTCACCAACCTGCACGGTGACGTCACCATGACCCTGCCCACCAACAACCCCAACGCCTCCGTCACCGTGATGGCCGCCGACGAGTTCGGCAACCCGCTGTCCGGCACTGCCACTGCCCGCTACGGCTGGCTCGGCGGTCAGGAACGCTCCAGCGAAACCCCGAGCGGCGACATCCTCATGGGAGTCCGGCTCTACAACCCCGCCGTCGGCCGCTTCCTGTCAGTGGACCCCGTCTACGGCGGCAACGCCAATGCGTACGTGTACCCGGCTGATCCGGTGATGGGCTACGACCTGGACGGCCGCCAGCTCATGTGTGACAACGGCTGGTACGGACGGTATTGCGAGAGGCACGCCAACACCGGGTGGATCTACGTCCAGAGCTACTGGTCGTACGGGAACTGGGTACCGTCCTTCTACAGTTCGATGCCGAAGGTATTCCGGTCGATCCTCAAGGAATTCACGAGCATGGCCTTCGCCGGTTTCATCACGATCGAAGGCTCCTCGTGGCAGACGCGAAAGAGGTATCGCCAGTACAAGAAGTACTACAACAACAACGTCTACTGGAAGAACGAGTACACCGGGTGGTGGCAGGAGCACGCCAGATTCGAGTACTCGGTTCGCTTCATCGGTGATTACACATTCACCACCAGATGGATCAACGACGACGAGGTGTACTAG
- a CDS encoding alcohol dehydrogenase catalytic domain-containing protein, with the protein MRVRIEVAGLCRSDLKEIVGDRHGVSQFGHELVGVVEESTVPDLPPGQRVSLDPNVAVERGTGFATRMWAAGPADRLTAALPVVPQGVDARRLVFTEPLACAQHCLAAISRHLGRDLPGLRLGVLGAGTAGVLIAGLADALGAEVVLCNRSADRTSFLRGRGVLDVPIGPMESLPANGLDVAVVATILVRPVVLEQALRAIVPGGLVMLYGGTAPGDALAGLNCDLDTTRRDEIAVAASWQGKAVRVGGSYGTVPADFGAAVGALTEQASAALPVERMITQEIQLADLPRVLRDQITGRPLGKTLIRP; encoded by the coding sequence GTGCGCGTCCGCATCGAGGTGGCCGGGCTGTGCCGCTCGGACCTCAAGGAGATCGTCGGTGACCGGCACGGGGTGAGCCAGTTCGGCCATGAACTCGTCGGTGTGGTCGAGGAGTCCACGGTGCCAGACCTGCCACCGGGGCAGCGCGTCAGCCTGGACCCTAACGTGGCCGTAGAACGCGGAACGGGCTTCGCGACCCGAATGTGGGCGGCCGGCCCGGCCGACCGCCTCACGGCGGCGCTGCCGGTGGTGCCGCAAGGAGTCGACGCGCGCAGGCTGGTGTTCACCGAGCCGCTGGCCTGCGCCCAGCACTGCCTCGCCGCGATCTCCCGCCACCTGGGCAGGGACCTGCCGGGCCTGCGCCTCGGCGTGCTCGGTGCGGGGACCGCCGGAGTCCTCATCGCAGGGCTAGCCGACGCCCTGGGAGCCGAGGTCGTCCTCTGCAACCGCAGCGCGGACCGCACGTCGTTCCTGCGTGGACGCGGCGTGCTCGACGTCCCGATCGGGCCGATGGAGTCGTTGCCCGCCAACGGCCTGGACGTGGCAGTGGTGGCGACCATCCTCGTACGGCCCGTGGTCCTGGAACAGGCGCTGCGCGCGATCGTTCCGGGCGGCCTGGTGATGCTCTACGGCGGCACGGCCCCGGGTGACGCGCTGGCGGGGCTGAACTGCGACCTGGACACGACACGCCGCGACGAGATTGCGGTCGCCGCGTCATGGCAGGGCAAAGCGGTGCGCGTGGGTGGCAGCTACGGGACGGTGCCCGCCGACTTCGGTGCGGCGGTGGGAGCGCTGACGGAGCAGGCGTCCGCGGCTCTGCCCGTGGAGCGGATGATCACGCAGGAGATCCAGCTCGCCGACCTCCCGAGGGTTCTCCGGGACCAGATCACCGGCCGGCCCCTCGGCAAGACGTTGATCCGGCCGTAG